In the Portunus trituberculatus isolate SZX2019 chromosome 21, ASM1759143v1, whole genome shotgun sequence genome, one interval contains:
- the LOC123507032 gene encoding uncharacterized protein LOC123507032 isoform X1, whose amino-acid sequence MAGSSQRHYSTVAVVVVVLLTPWTATALPSADGILEHRPTQAVVAPRETFGNGFPPGFADNLPTKEFTGDFTRRVRRQAGITSDIDSILSGPYGGALDNDHLQALLLRNINIRPARQSPGHPRESRPPPRPSLSSSSSSSSTRFSSSPQGSFRPQQESRSPGPPSPGRPLPRPSLSSSASRFSSPPPGSFRPQQEPRSPDPPSADRPSPPSLFQAPRDPPPRFSPPRFTSSNPPLHSQPQERQEPFSSDSFTGQQFDSFSDIDSFFDSARLPRQRRDVAAAAAPRDDAGSTQHIFVSPEEDTVPESSSGFIVGKPADFPGFASIGGFGPMEDVDKTDVAGSFMQTINFPSVEFGPIDDSHPPFPQNPSFPQTPSFPEQVSELHDFPLDLLSISQKAIERSPPPDNNNSEYNDIFDNLYREDFERFSNNDDSDKLSDDSFDNLNNNKDKDSIDDNFDQQLTANPHTNKLTSTEGFRPIIPQHPPPPTLNPLTFSPSPPLPQHPALSRPPTLTPPSLPPPPPPAPSHVLFPNTVPNPKLSRPNPQPYRIQRIRTKRPNSGLASGIVSRLRDFVQPSASRPLRTLRQKTQDVELNSDMETRRRRGVPDEDEEDPIESQFASLIPHKRVHRVQTESHAPHSRKPREDTDMDTSPAELPHYFSSVSNFEFPRLQPRHRQSPTVSRSAHVTSQFSSHHSPVELRREDRHHPPHTQEPDYLQPDGQRFYPSFNGHISPSSRAPFFPSRPIPPHAPGPRGSRFLTRGVGFRERPNTTPRDPVGFRELHHQGPPVRETSSHIKPDAAFSASRRPFHREQEHFGHDNSILGSGNFEVLRGGTFYDLEDTNGHQHYDHLLHGDDFGFFPAVQPPSPPHTNYVDDFFSNFRDFSEFAKRSDEGESTYVEDEYNPESYSRGYGSEHIHHFAPSNITLEVGNVTLANITEPNTKSENANSSPVTKKNTTTVTGHTKQTHRRPNNIQEVLEEVDSHPSDYTASTTTVEEKDPMIAMF is encoded by the exons aTGGAATCCTGGAGCACCGACCGac ACAAGCAGTGGTGGCGCCTCGGGAGACCTTCGGCAATGGCTTTCCTCCGGGGTTCGCTGACAACCTCCCGACGAAGGAGTTCACAGGAGACTTCACAA GAAGAGTCAGAAGACAGGCCGGCATCACCTCAGACATCGATAGCATTCTGAGTGGCCCTTATGGCGGCGCCCTCGACAACGACCACCTCCAGGCTCTCCTGCTGCGCAATATCAACATCAGGCCAGCTAGGCAGTCCCCGGGGCATCCCAGGGAATCTCGTCCTCcccctcgtccttctctctcttcctcctcctcctcttcctccaccagattttcctcatctcctcaagGATCTTTCCGTCCTCAGCAAGAGTCTCGCTCCCCTGGTCCTCCTTCCCCTGgtcgtcctcttcctcgcccctctctttcctcttctgcctccaggttttcttcacctcctccggGATCCTTCCGCCCTCAGCAGGAGCCTCGCTCTCCTGATCCCCCATCTGCTGATCGtccttcccctccatcactCTTCCAGGCCCCTCGAGACCCTCCTCCTCggttctctcctcctcgtttcaCTTCTTCCAATCCTCCCCTCCATTCCCAGCCTCAAGAGAGGCAGGAGCCCTTCTCCTCTGATTCCTTCACGGGACAGCAGTTTGATTCCTTCTCGGACATTGACTCCTTCTTCGACTCAGCACGGCTGCCCCGACAACGGCGAGAcgtggcagcagcggcagcaccGAGGGACGACGCGGGGAGCAcccaacacatctttgtgtcTCCTGAAGAAG ACACCGTGCCAGAAAGCAGCAGTGGCTTCATTGTGGGTAAACCTGCCGACTTCCCAGGGTTTGCATCCATTGGTGGGTTTGGGCCAATGGAAGATGTGGATAAGACAGATG TTGCCGGAAGTTTTATGCAAACCATCAACTTTCCATCAGTAGAATTTGGGCCCATTGACGACAgccatcctcccttcccccagAATCCCAGCTTTCCCcagactccctccttccctgagcAAGTGAGTGAGCTGCATGATTTCCCTCTGGATCTCCTGTCCATCTCTCAAAAGGCAATAGAAAGATCTCCTCCGCCagacaacaataacagtgaaTACAACGACATCTTTGACAATTTGTACAGAGAAGACTTTGAACGCTTCAGCAACAATGACGACTCTGACAAATTGAGTGATGACAGTTTTGATAAtctaaacaacaacaaggacaaggacagcATCGACGACAACTTTGATCAGCAACTAACAGCGAATCCCCATACTAACAAACTCACTAGTACCGAAGGATTCAGGCCTATAATACctcaacatcctcctcctcctactcttaatCCTCtaactttttctccctctccacctctccctcaacATCCtgctctttctcgtcctcctactcttactccaccatctcttcctcctcctccccctcctgcgcCTTCACATGTACTCTTCCCTAACACTGTTCCAAACCCTAAGCTCTCTAGACCCAATCCTCAACCCTATCGCATTCAACGCATCAGAACAAAGCGCCCTAACAGTGGACTTGCCAGTGGTATAGTCAGTCGTCTGAGGGACTTTGTGCAGCCCAGCGCATCCCGGCCACTCAGAACATTGAGACAG AAGACTCAAGATGTCGAACTCAACTCAGATATGGAGACCAGGAGACGGCGAGGGGTGccagatgaagatgaagaggatccAATAGAATCTCAATTTGCTTCACTAATACCACACAAGCGAGTGCATCGGGTTCAGACAGAGAGCCACGCTCCTCACAGCCGAAAGCCACGCGAGGATACTGACATGGACACCTCTCCTGCAGAACTCCCTCATTACTTCAGCTCAGTGTCAAACTTTGAATTCCCTCGCTTGCAACCCAGGCACAGACAGTCGCCAACCGTCAGTAGGTCAGCACATGTTACAAGCCAGTTCTCAAGTCATCATTCCCCTGTTGAGCTGAGAAGGGAGGACAGACATCACCCACCTCACACTCAAGAGCCAGACTACTTACAGCCTGACGGACAAAGATTCTATCCCTCATTTAATGGCCATATTTCACCCTCCTCCCgagctcctttctttccctcaaggCCCATCCCACCCCATGCCCCAGGGCCAAGAGGTAGTAGGTTCCTCACAAGGGGTGTAGGGTTCAGGGAACGGCCCAACACTACCCCAAGGGATCCAGTGGGCTTCAGGGAGCTACACCACCAGGGACCACCAGTGAGAGAGACTTCCTCCCACATCAAGCCTGACGCAGCGTTCTCCGCCAGCCGCCGCCCCTTCCACCGGGAGCAGGAACACTTTGGACATGACAACTCCATCCTGGGATCAGGGAACTTTGAGGTGCTCCGTGGAGGAACCTTCTATGACCTGGAGGACACCAATGGCCACCAGCACTATGACCACCTCCTGCATGGAGATGACTTTGGCTTCTTTCCAGCTGTACAACCCCCGTCCCCTCCTCACACTAATTATGTGGATGACTTCTTCTCAAACTTCAGGGACTTCTCAGAATTTGCAAAGAGATCTGATGAGGGAGAGTCAACCTATGTGGAGGATGAATACAACCCTGAATCCTACAGCCGAGGGTATGGCTCAGAGCACATACACCACTTTGCTCCATCCAATATAACACTTGAGGTGGGGAATGTAACCCTTGCCAACATCACAGAACCAAATACTAAGTCTGAGAATGCAAACTCCTCGCCAGTGACTAAGAAAAATACCACAACAGTAACAGGACacaccaagcagacacacagacgaccTAACAACATCCAGGAAGTGCTGGAGGAGGTAGACTCTCACCCCAGCGACTAcactgccagcaccaccactgttgAGGAGAAGGACCCCATGATAGCCATGTTCTGA
- the LOC123507032 gene encoding serine/arginine repetitive matrix protein 1-like isoform X2 gives MAGSSQRHYSTVAVVVVVLLTPWTATALPSADGILEHRPTQAVVAPRETFGNGFPPGFADNLPTKEFTGDFTRRVRRQAGITSDIDSILSGPYGGALDNDHLQALLLRNINIRPARQSPGHPRESRPPPRPSLSSSSSSSSTRFSSSPQGSFRPQQESRSPGPPSPGRPLPRPSLSSSASRFSSPPPGSFRPQQEPRSPDPPSADRPSPPSLFQAPRDPPPRFSPPRFTSSNPPLHSQPQERQEPFSSDSFTGQQFDSFSDIDSFFDSARLPRQRRDVAAAAAPRDDAGSTQHIFVSPEEDTVPESSSGFIVGKPADFPGFASIGGFGPMEDVDKTDVAGSFMQTINFPSVEFGPIDDSHPPFPQNPSFPQTPSFPEQKTQDVELNSDMETRRRRGVPDEDEEDPIESQFASLIPHKRVHRVQTESHAPHSRKPREDTDMDTSPAELPHYFSSVSNFEFPRLQPRHRQSPTVSRSAHVTSQFSSHHSPVELRREDRHHPPHTQEPDYLQPDGQRFYPSFNGHISPSSRAPFFPSRPIPPHAPGPRGSRFLTRGVGFRERPNTTPRDPVGFRELHHQGPPVRETSSHIKPDAAFSASRRPFHREQEHFGHDNSILGSGNFEVLRGGTFYDLEDTNGHQHYDHLLHGDDFGFFPAVQPPSPPHTNYVDDFFSNFRDFSEFAKRSDEGESTYVEDEYNPESYSRGYGSEHIHHFAPSNITLEVGNVTLANITEPNTKSENANSSPVTKKNTTTVTGHTKQTHRRPNNIQEVLEEVDSHPSDYTASTTTVEEKDPMIAMF, from the exons aTGGAATCCTGGAGCACCGACCGac ACAAGCAGTGGTGGCGCCTCGGGAGACCTTCGGCAATGGCTTTCCTCCGGGGTTCGCTGACAACCTCCCGACGAAGGAGTTCACAGGAGACTTCACAA GAAGAGTCAGAAGACAGGCCGGCATCACCTCAGACATCGATAGCATTCTGAGTGGCCCTTATGGCGGCGCCCTCGACAACGACCACCTCCAGGCTCTCCTGCTGCGCAATATCAACATCAGGCCAGCTAGGCAGTCCCCGGGGCATCCCAGGGAATCTCGTCCTCcccctcgtccttctctctcttcctcctcctcctcttcctccaccagattttcctcatctcctcaagGATCTTTCCGTCCTCAGCAAGAGTCTCGCTCCCCTGGTCCTCCTTCCCCTGgtcgtcctcttcctcgcccctctctttcctcttctgcctccaggttttcttcacctcctccggGATCCTTCCGCCCTCAGCAGGAGCCTCGCTCTCCTGATCCCCCATCTGCTGATCGtccttcccctccatcactCTTCCAGGCCCCTCGAGACCCTCCTCCTCggttctctcctcctcgtttcaCTTCTTCCAATCCTCCCCTCCATTCCCAGCCTCAAGAGAGGCAGGAGCCCTTCTCCTCTGATTCCTTCACGGGACAGCAGTTTGATTCCTTCTCGGACATTGACTCCTTCTTCGACTCAGCACGGCTGCCCCGACAACGGCGAGAcgtggcagcagcggcagcaccGAGGGACGACGCGGGGAGCAcccaacacatctttgtgtcTCCTGAAGAAG ACACCGTGCCAGAAAGCAGCAGTGGCTTCATTGTGGGTAAACCTGCCGACTTCCCAGGGTTTGCATCCATTGGTGGGTTTGGGCCAATGGAAGATGTGGATAAGACAGATG TTGCCGGAAGTTTTATGCAAACCATCAACTTTCCATCAGTAGAATTTGGGCCCATTGACGACAgccatcctcccttcccccagAATCCCAGCTTTCCCcagactccctccttccctgagcAA AAGACTCAAGATGTCGAACTCAACTCAGATATGGAGACCAGGAGACGGCGAGGGGTGccagatgaagatgaagaggatccAATAGAATCTCAATTTGCTTCACTAATACCACACAAGCGAGTGCATCGGGTTCAGACAGAGAGCCACGCTCCTCACAGCCGAAAGCCACGCGAGGATACTGACATGGACACCTCTCCTGCAGAACTCCCTCATTACTTCAGCTCAGTGTCAAACTTTGAATTCCCTCGCTTGCAACCCAGGCACAGACAGTCGCCAACCGTCAGTAGGTCAGCACATGTTACAAGCCAGTTCTCAAGTCATCATTCCCCTGTTGAGCTGAGAAGGGAGGACAGACATCACCCACCTCACACTCAAGAGCCAGACTACTTACAGCCTGACGGACAAAGATTCTATCCCTCATTTAATGGCCATATTTCACCCTCCTCCCgagctcctttctttccctcaaggCCCATCCCACCCCATGCCCCAGGGCCAAGAGGTAGTAGGTTCCTCACAAGGGGTGTAGGGTTCAGGGAACGGCCCAACACTACCCCAAGGGATCCAGTGGGCTTCAGGGAGCTACACCACCAGGGACCACCAGTGAGAGAGACTTCCTCCCACATCAAGCCTGACGCAGCGTTCTCCGCCAGCCGCCGCCCCTTCCACCGGGAGCAGGAACACTTTGGACATGACAACTCCATCCTGGGATCAGGGAACTTTGAGGTGCTCCGTGGAGGAACCTTCTATGACCTGGAGGACACCAATGGCCACCAGCACTATGACCACCTCCTGCATGGAGATGACTTTGGCTTCTTTCCAGCTGTACAACCCCCGTCCCCTCCTCACACTAATTATGTGGATGACTTCTTCTCAAACTTCAGGGACTTCTCAGAATTTGCAAAGAGATCTGATGAGGGAGAGTCAACCTATGTGGAGGATGAATACAACCCTGAATCCTACAGCCGAGGGTATGGCTCAGAGCACATACACCACTTTGCTCCATCCAATATAACACTTGAGGTGGGGAATGTAACCCTTGCCAACATCACAGAACCAAATACTAAGTCTGAGAATGCAAACTCCTCGCCAGTGACTAAGAAAAATACCACAACAGTAACAGGACacaccaagcagacacacagacgaccTAACAACATCCAGGAAGTGCTGGAGGAGGTAGACTCTCACCCCAGCGACTAcactgccagcaccaccactgttgAGGAGAAGGACCCCATGATAGCCATGTTCTGA